TTCTCTAAATCTTTAGCTAAAGAATTGGGTTCCCGTAATATCCGTACCAATGTAATTGCACCAGGATTTATCCGTACGGAAATGACTGATGTACTGGATCCTAAAGTGGTTCAGGGATGGGAAGAAGGAATTCCATTGAAAAGAGCAGGAGAGCCTGAAGATGTAGCGAACGCCTGTTTGTTTTTAGCTTCAGACATGAGTGCTTATGTAACCGGGCAGGTATTGTCTGTTTGCGGGGGAATGTTGTAATCAGCCAGATCAGCCTTGAAAAAGGTTCTTAAATAAATAAAAAAAGCGCAGAGTCTCTGCGCTTTTTTTATTGGCTGTATATTATTTGAACGTATATTTTCCTTCGCTTATTAAGGTATGAGGAACTATTTTGTGTTGTTCGAAAAGCTGGTAAGCAGGCTGAAGGCTGGCCCAAAATGCTTTTTGCTGAGGAAATTTAACAGCAAATTTATCGAGGTTGGCTTTGTTCATTTTAAAGGGGAAGATGTGAACCGGAATTTGGGTTTGTCCACTGTTTTGTGCTTCTACGGCCAGAACATAAACCTCTTTAATTTTCTCATCTGTAAGTGGAATACAGCCTACGGTGACACAATTTCCATGGATGTAAATGTCTCCACCCGTAGGTTTGCTACCACTCCTTTTTTTATCTACACTGTTGGGATAGTTTACACCTAAAGAAAGGTGGAAATTACTCATAGGGTTGAATATGTTAATATAGTAAATACCTTCAGGTGTCTGGTAATCTCCTTCCTGTACTTTCGGTCCTAATGTCCCGGAATGCGCACAAAATTTATAGGTTTTAAACAGACGGTATTCTTTGTCTTTGGTTCTCTTTGCCCAGACTTCCAGCAGTCCTTCTGTTTTATAAGCGGCAATGTATAATTGAAGAGGGCCGTCAAATTTTGCTGTTTTCAATTGATTCTGCAAGCTGATCCAGCTATCCTCATATGCTCCTCTCACCCTTGGAAAGGTTAATTGTTGTTGTTTAAATGTTAATTGTGCACTTGCAGAACTGGTCATCATGAAAAAAAGTATTACCTGAAATAAGGTTTTTCTGTAGTTTGATTTGGAGCGAATCATGCTTTCGAAATTAGTCGGGCTTTTATGAAAACAAATTAACCTTATTTTTTTAAAATTTAGCATCTTTACCCAAATACATATGGGCGATTCTTTCAATTTATATACAATAATGGCTTTAATAGGGTGTCTTTTGCTGGGACTCCTGTTCGCGTATATATCCTATCGGAAAACACCGCATCTGGAAAGAAAACTCCGGATCAGCCTTGCGTTATTGAGGGCTGTACTGATTGCTCTGATTTGCGGATTGCTGTTTTTCCCTTTGGTGAAAAGGGTGAGTTATAATCTGGAAAAACCGCTGATCATCATCGCTCAGGATAACTCGCTGTCTATAGGTCATGTTCAGCCTGCCGGGTTCAATAAGAAACAATATGAAAAAGATCTTCAGGCCTTATCAGATAAACTATCTGCACAATATGAGCTGAAGATTTATCATTTCAGTGATAGTATAAAGCCTGGGTTTGATTTCTCTAACAGCGGTAAACTCAGTAATGCTGCTGCACTGTTTAGCCGTTTGAATGATGAGTATTTAAACCGTAATATAGGAGCCGTGATTCTAGCTTCAGATGGTATATTTAACCGGGGAGGGAGTCCGTTGTACGACCTCAATAAACTCAAAGCACCAGTTTACACCATCGCACTGGGGGATACCATTCCAAAAAGAGATTTGATGGTAGCCAATGTGAACCACAATAATCTGGTATATCTGAATAATGAATTTACAATAGAAGTGCAGGTAGAGGCATTTGAAAGTAAAGGAGAAGAAACCAAACTGAGTATTTCTGAAAATGGAAAAACCATACAGGAGAGTAAGATCCAGATTGGTAGTAATGCTTTTGTTAAGACCATTCCTGTAAAGCTGAAGGCTTCAAAGATAGGACTGCAGAAATATACGGTACAGCTCAGTCCTTTGGGAAATGAGGTGTCAGAGAAAAATAATGCACAAAGTGTTTTTATAGAAGTTATTGATGCCCGTCAGAAGGTTCTAATCGCTGCGGGGGCAGCTCATCCTGATATTGCTACGATAAAGCAGGCGATTTCCGGGAATAAAAATTACGATTTAAAAGTGGTGTTGGGAGAGGACCTGAATGCGATGAATGTAAATGATTATGGCCTTGTGATTTTGTATCAGCTACCTAATGCTCAGAATCATGGCGCTGCTTTTCTTGCCAAACTAGCGCAGACTAATGTCCCGGTGTGGTACATTCTTGGTGCCCAGAGTGATGTGGGAAAGTTTAATCAAGTACAAAAGGCAATTGGTTTTAATGGCAGTAACAGCACTATCCAGGAGGCCTTTTCTTATTTAAATCCCGACTTCAGTGCTTTTGATGTGGATGGGGCGGCAGCAAAGCATATTGATGATTTTGATCCATTGCTGGCCCCTTTTGGAAAGGTCAGTATCAACGGGAATAGTTTTGTTGCCCTCTATCAAAGAATTGGAAAGATCAAAACCCAATCGCCACAGTTGTTCTTCCTTAATGAAAATGGAAAGAAAGCCGGATACCTGATTGGGGAAGGTTTATGGAGATGGAAACTTTCTGAAAGTAAAGATGCTTTAGCAAGCTCCGTTGTTAATGGATTAATTTCAAAAACAGTTCAATACCTTTCGGTAAAAGATGATAAACGTAAGTTCAAAGTATACCCGGCTAAAAATACATTTGACGAGAATGAAAATGTATTGCTTAATGCGGTGCTTTATAACGACAGTTACGTTGCGATAAATACGCCGGATGTCAATATTCAACTAAAAAACCAGGAAGGAAAGCTTTATAATTTCCTTTTCTCCCGGACCGCATCTTCCTATCAGCTGGATGCAGGAATGTTGCCTGCCGGAAACTATACTTTCCTGGCCAGTACGAGTCTGGGGGGTAAAAAACAAATCGCACAGGGTGCGTTTTATGTCAATGCGATGATTGCTGAGTATCAGCAGACCATTGCGAACCACCAGTTGCTAAACAATATGTCTGTTCAGACCAACGGCAGAATGTATATGCCTCAAAATCTGTTGAGCATTTTAAACGACATTTCAAAAAATGAAGAGATCAAGACTTTAAGCTACGAGGATCGC
This region of Pedobacter steynii genomic DNA includes:
- a CDS encoding L,D-transpeptidase family protein, whose protein sequence is MMTSSASAQLTFKQQQLTFPRVRGAYEDSWISLQNQLKTAKFDGPLQLYIAAYKTEGLLEVWAKRTKDKEYRLFKTYKFCAHSGTLGPKVQEGDYQTPEGIYYINIFNPMSNFHLSLGVNYPNSVDKKRSGSKPTGGDIYIHGNCVTVGCIPLTDEKIKEVYVLAVEAQNSGQTQIPVHIFPFKMNKANLDKFAVKFPQQKAFWASLQPAYQLFEQHKIVPHTLISEGKYTFK